One genomic segment of Deinococcus radiopugnans ATCC 19172 includes these proteins:
- a CDS encoding acyltransferase family protein: MTEVSSRSLAYRPELDGLRALAVLAVIFYHFEIPPFRGGFIGVDIFFVISGFLISGILRQQIEGGTFSFVQFYVRRFRRLIPASIALIAVTSLLALALFSPEMLANHGKLAVMSAFSLANRELYFASGYFDPSAATKPLLHMWSLSVEEQFYFVWPAFMLLCLRFLGKRVTPWLIAAVSLVSLVFCVMFTERIPQAAFYLTPYRMFEFGFGALLLWLPLSLEHRFGQITGLLGLIGLLVMACVLSDVSSFPGWNAVWVALLSASLIHGSRAGVVHRLLSHPAAVSLGVLSYSLYLTHWPVYVFYRFIVERDLGVADQALLLGLTAASALALYRWVERPFRLGRRDHKDSTRRPARLYPVAALYALVIGVGAVALTTDGLPNRARVNGVVPPTSDALSAAQSRFCKGRDPQPLVTCATSQDRAGSVYVWGDSHARHLAPGLAEALADQNVKIIYSSACVPLWGVSELPYARSRTSRRECASHNMETLKFLEGLPPAPVIIAARWKNYLTTPELRRVGLQGLKDVTQRLERSGHPVTVIGNVIEPGPEVIDCLRSPDTLITPRARCQPFSSPVQASLEANVALQPLGAAFFDPTPVFCTPECQVAIGKTMLFRDGHHLTDEGSLRLAGALVRAAPLSLTVQGRSTGR; this comes from the coding sequence ATGACTGAGGTCTCTTCCCGGTCCCTTGCCTACCGTCCTGAGCTCGATGGGCTGCGCGCTCTGGCCGTCCTGGCCGTCATCTTCTACCACTTCGAGATTCCGCCTTTCAGGGGCGGTTTTATTGGGGTGGACATCTTCTTCGTCATTTCCGGCTTCTTGATCTCGGGCATCCTGCGCCAGCAGATTGAGGGCGGCACCTTCTCCTTCGTCCAGTTCTACGTTCGCCGCTTTCGCCGTCTAATTCCCGCCTCCATCGCCTTGATCGCTGTGACTAGCCTGCTGGCCCTGGCGCTGTTCTCCCCAGAAATGCTGGCCAACCACGGCAAACTGGCTGTCATGTCGGCATTCTCGCTGGCCAATCGGGAACTTTATTTCGCCTCCGGCTACTTCGATCCCAGCGCCGCCACCAAGCCCCTGCTGCACATGTGGTCCCTGAGCGTTGAGGAGCAGTTCTACTTCGTGTGGCCTGCCTTCATGCTGCTGTGCCTGCGTTTTTTAGGCAAGCGAGTCACGCCTTGGCTCATCGCTGCCGTCAGCCTGGTTTCGCTGGTCTTCTGCGTGATGTTCACCGAGCGCATCCCACAGGCAGCGTTCTACCTCACGCCGTACCGGATGTTTGAGTTTGGCTTTGGCGCGCTGCTGCTGTGGCTGCCTCTATCGCTGGAACACCGTTTCGGACAGATCACCGGCCTGCTGGGGCTCATTGGCCTACTGGTGATGGCCTGCGTACTGTCGGACGTCTCTAGCTTTCCTGGCTGGAACGCGGTGTGGGTGGCGCTGCTCAGCGCCTCGCTGATCCACGGCAGCCGCGCGGGCGTGGTGCACCGCCTGCTCAGTCACCCTGCCGCCGTGAGCCTTGGGGTGCTGAGCTACTCCCTGTATCTGACGCACTGGCCGGTTTACGTGTTCTACCGTTTCATCGTCGAGCGTGACCTGGGGGTGGCGGATCAGGCGCTGCTGCTGGGCCTCACGGCAGCGTCAGCGCTGGCGCTCTACCGCTGGGTTGAGCGTCCCTTCCGACTGGGCCGGCGGGACCACAAGGATTCCACGCGCCGTCCAGCCCGGCTCTACCCGGTGGCCGCGCTGTACGCCCTGGTCATCGGCGTGGGTGCTGTTGCTTTGACCACGGACGGCCTGCCGAACCGCGCGCGGGTGAACGGCGTGGTGCCCCCCACCTCTGACGCTCTTTCGGCAGCTCAGTCCCGGTTCTGCAAGGGTAGGGATCCGCAGCCGCTGGTCACCTGCGCCACCTCGCAGGACCGGGCCGGCTCGGTCTACGTCTGGGGCGATTCGCACGCCCGGCACCTGGCCCCAGGCTTGGCCGAGGCGCTGGCGGATCAAAACGTCAAGATCATCTACAGTTCGGCCTGTGTGCCATTGTGGGGTGTTTCCGAACTGCCTTACGCCCGCTCACGCACCTCCAGGCGCGAATGCGCGTCGCACAACATGGAGACGCTCAAGTTCTTGGAAGGCCTACCCCCGGCCCCGGTGATTATCGCGGCCCGCTGGAAGAACTACCTGACCACCCCGGAGTTGCGGCGCGTCGGGCTTCAGGGTCTCAAGGACGTGACGCAGCGCCTGGAGCGTAGTGGGCATCCGGTGACCGTGATCGGCAACGTGATTGAGCCTGGCCCGGAAGTCATCGACTGCCTGCGCTCGCCGGATACCTTGATCACGCCCCGTGCCCGCTGTCAGCCCTTTAGCAGCCCCGTCCAGGCATCGCTGGAGGCCAATGTGGCCCTGCAGCCTCTCGGTGCGGCGTTCTTCGATCCCACTCCGGTGTTCTGCACGCCCGAGTGTCAGGTGGCCATCGGCAAAACGATGCTGTTTCGGGACGGCCATCACCTGACCGATGAGGGCTCGCTGCGGCTGGCTGGGGCGTTGGTGCGAGCAGCGCCGCTCTCGCTAACGGTGCAGGGGAGAAGTACAGGCAGGTAA
- the trmFO gene encoding methylenetetrahydrofolate--tRNA-(uracil(54)-C(5))-methyltransferase (FADH(2)-oxidizing) TrmFO yields the protein MTTSTPPSITVIGAGLAGSEAALAAAAQGVRVRLHEMRPVKMTPAHRSGGFAELVCSNSLGGEGERQSKGLLQAELRSVGGGIVTAADASKLPAGNALAVERDEFSARVTKAVREHPLIEVIEGEVEAVPEGIAVIASGPLTSDALAADVARLTGSERLSFYDAAAPVIDFASIDMSVCWRAGRYDQSADYINCPFTKEEYLAFFAALEQARSHTPHDWEKLEFFEGCMPIEEIARRGVDTPRFGPMSPKGLDDPRTGRWPYAVAQLRQEDREGRLWSLVGFQTGLKWGDQKAVVQLIPGLNDAEIVRYGVMHRNTYLNAPQVLDSTLQLRADPQKLVAGVLAGTEGYLESAGTGWLAGTNAARLARGLEPLTPPAESMLGGLVRYLASANPKNFQPMNVNWALVPELPAPQPGPNGKVRKLGKQEKRPILFRRGLNAFMAWAGEEAGLQVTPPPVPHQEESAEAQAQLVLR from the coding sequence ATGACCACCTCCACCCCTCCTTCCATTACCGTGATCGGCGCAGGCCTGGCCGGTTCCGAGGCCGCGCTGGCCGCCGCCGCTCAGGGCGTGCGCGTGCGCCTGCACGAGATGCGGCCCGTCAAGATGACCCCGGCGCACCGTTCTGGCGGCTTCGCCGAGCTGGTGTGCAGCAACTCGCTGGGCGGCGAGGGCGAGCGCCAGAGCAAGGGCCTGCTGCAAGCCGAGCTGCGCAGCGTGGGCGGCGGCATCGTGACGGCGGCGGACGCCTCCAAGTTGCCCGCCGGCAACGCTCTGGCCGTCGAGCGCGACGAGTTCAGCGCCCGTGTGACGAAGGCCGTACGTGAACACCCGCTGATCGAGGTGATCGAGGGCGAGGTGGAGGCCGTGCCGGAAGGCATTGCCGTAATCGCCTCCGGCCCGCTGACCAGCGACGCGCTGGCCGCCGACGTGGCGCGGCTGACCGGCAGCGAGCGCCTGAGCTTCTACGATGCCGCCGCCCCCGTCATTGATTTCGCCAGCATCGACATGAGCGTGTGCTGGCGGGCCGGGCGCTATGACCAGAGCGCCGACTACATCAACTGCCCGTTCACGAAAGAGGAGTATCTGGCCTTCTTCGCCGCGCTGGAACAGGCCCGCAGTCACACGCCGCACGACTGGGAAAAGCTGGAATTTTTCGAGGGCTGCATGCCCATCGAGGAAATCGCGCGCCGGGGCGTGGACACCCCGCGCTTCGGCCCGATGTCCCCCAAAGGGCTAGACGATCCGCGCACCGGGCGCTGGCCTTACGCGGTGGCGCAGTTGCGACAGGAGGACCGCGAGGGCCGCCTGTGGTCGCTGGTGGGCTTTCAGACGGGCCTGAAGTGGGGCGACCAGAAGGCAGTGGTGCAATTAATCCCCGGCCTGAACGACGCCGAGATCGTGCGCTACGGCGTGATGCACCGCAACACCTACCTGAACGCGCCGCAGGTGCTGGACTCCACGCTGCAACTGCGCGCCGATCCGCAAAAGCTGGTGGCCGGCGTGCTGGCCGGCACCGAGGGCTATCTGGAAAGTGCCGGGACAGGCTGGCTGGCCGGCACCAACGCGGCGCGGCTGGCGCGTGGGCTGGAGCCGCTCACGCCCCCTGCTGAATCCATGCTGGGCGGTCTGGTGCGCTACCTTGCCAGCGCCAACCCGAAGAACTTCCAGCCCATGAACGTCAACTGGGCGCTGGTGCCCGAACTGCCTGCGCCGCAGCCGGGGCCGAACGGCAAGGTCCGCAAGCTGGGCAAGCAGGAGAAGCGCCCGATTCTGTTCCGGCGCGGCCTGAACGCCTTCATGGCCTGGGCTGGGGAGGAAGCCGGATTGCAGGTCACCCCACCGCCCGTGCCGCATCAGGAGGAAAGCGCAGAGGCGCAGGCCCAGCTGGTGTTGCGCTAG
- the udk gene encoding uridine kinase gives MTSPFVIGVAGGSGSGKTTVTRRVMETVGAQGVAVLAQDNYYRSQDEIPFETRLKTNYDHPAAFDWELLRAHLDALLAGVPIDMPEYDFTQHTRSARTTTVLPGSVVVLEGFFALYDEELRARMHLKVFVDADADVRFIRRLLRDTGERGRTPESVISQYLEFVRPMHLSFVEPTKRYADVIIPHGGMNEPALDMLAARIRTTI, from the coding sequence ATGACCTCGCCCTTCGTGATCGGGGTGGCCGGCGGCTCGGGCAGCGGCAAGACCACCGTGACCCGGCGGGTGATGGAAACGGTGGGCGCGCAGGGCGTGGCGGTGCTGGCGCAGGACAACTACTACCGCAGCCAGGACGAGATTCCCTTCGAGACGCGGCTAAAGACCAACTACGATCACCCGGCGGCCTTCGACTGGGAGCTGCTGCGCGCCCATCTGGACGCGCTGCTGGCCGGGGTGCCCATCGACATGCCCGAGTACGACTTCACGCAGCACACCCGCTCGGCACGCACCACCACCGTGTTGCCGGGCAGCGTGGTGGTGCTGGAGGGCTTCTTTGCCCTGTATGACGAGGAACTGCGGGCCAGGATGCATCTCAAGGTCTTCGTGGACGCCGACGCCGACGTGCGCTTTATCCGGCGGCTGCTGCGCGACACCGGCGAGCGCGGGCGCACCCCCGAGAGCGTGATCTCGCAGTACCTGGAATTCGTGCGCCCCATGCACCTGAGTTTCGTGGAGCCCACCAAGCGCTACGCCGACGTGATCATTCCCCACGGCGGCATGAACGAACCCGCGCTGGACATGCTGGCCGCGCGGATTCGCACGACGATCTGA
- a CDS encoding Glu/Leu/Phe/Val dehydrogenase family protein — protein sequence MLILEEMQARGHESLTLLHHAPSGLKAALAVHSTVLGPAIAGVRLREQDEELAVRGALALSESLTLKAALAGLNYGGGACVLMMPEAGVDDPHAREALFRALGRQVRPLATRAVLTEDIGVTPADIAFVAQETPATLGMNTDTSAITGYGVYRGMKAAARFALGAESMRGVRVVIMGVGAVGRALAAHLHREGARLTVADDRPERAQALADQLSGVDVVSCGSALDVPGDILAPCGFGHSIHSADVSRLQCRLIAGGEHHPLTRRGEEAVKEAGIVYMPDFAINSAGLIAAATGADMNAAAEQVYQIVSRITHVAEQYSKPPSVVARRMAERRIELIGSLGRA from the coding sequence ATGTTGATCCTTGAAGAAATGCAGGCGCGCGGCCACGAGAGCCTGACGCTGCTTCACCACGCGCCCAGCGGCCTGAAAGCGGCGCTGGCCGTGCATTCCACCGTGCTGGGGCCGGCCATCGCGGGCGTGCGGCTGCGCGAGCAGGACGAGGAGCTGGCGGTGCGCGGCGCGCTGGCGCTGTCCGAGAGCCTGACCCTGAAAGCGGCGCTGGCGGGCCTGAACTACGGCGGCGGGGCCTGCGTCCTGATGATGCCCGAGGCCGGGGTGGACGACCCCCACGCCCGCGAGGCGCTGTTCCGGGCGCTGGGCCGTCAGGTCCGGCCCCTGGCGACACGGGCGGTGCTGACCGAGGACATCGGGGTGACCCCCGCCGACATCGCCTTCGTGGCCCAGGAAACCCCCGCCACGCTGGGCATGAACACCGATACCAGCGCCATCACCGGCTACGGCGTGTACCGCGGCATGAAGGCCGCCGCCCGCTTCGCGCTGGGCGCCGAGAGCATGCGCGGCGTGCGGGTGGTGATCATGGGCGTGGGCGCCGTGGGCCGCGCGCTGGCCGCCCACCTGCACCGCGAGGGCGCCCGGCTGACCGTGGCCGATGACCGTCCCGAACGGGCGCAGGCCCTGGCCGATCAGCTGAGCGGCGTGGACGTCGTGAGCTGCGGCAGCGCGCTGGACGTGCCCGGCGACATTCTCGCGCCGTGCGGCTTCGGTCACAGCATCCACAGCGCCGACGTGTCCCGGCTGCAGTGCCGCCTGATCGCCGGGGGCGAACACCACCCGCTGACCCGCCGGGGCGAGGAGGCGGTCAAGGAGGCCGGCATCGTGTACATGCCCGACTTTGCCATCAACTCGGCGGGCCTGATCGCCGCCGCCACCGGGGCCGACATGAACGCCGCCGCCGAGCAGGTCTACCAGATCGTCAGCCGCATCACGCACGTGGCCGAGCAGTACAGCAAGCCGCCCAGCGTGGTGGCCCGCCGCATGGCCGAGCGGCGCATCGAGCTGATCGGCAGCCTGGGACGCGCGTGA